In a genomic window of Penaeus vannamei isolate JL-2024 chromosome 38, ASM4276789v1, whole genome shotgun sequence:
- the LOC113824810 gene encoding uncharacterized protein encodes MELGKDVHEEEEEEAKEWLVGVGGGILAKEAKDGDTPKDCSAADTNDEKETNDGMSVDCESGMWEGIRMDIDAEEFIILDEMIETDVVEESESNPPMSWEANGSQSPKAGGGEDEREEGNSGKSPTRCEKETVTERDRSSEVNVSTTGTEGIPGCGENQSPSEGHGSESPKESEALCRSKGKADSKEGISEVTTLTGLQREERTPSRSDIVLENCEGKREGGFVNTNISKGKISHAEESSALQDGISDQLSVSANKEEEDSEVLHTSGLPDSKPDDADEKSATEESQDVALSCQTKGTATLFQPTSNNKSEEKDALQECVVGETILERVEAKGAGECAQEKNQSKEQNKNQDRKDEKESKDGQEKKDSNQKSKEQTERPESNANESLSQVVRAKCKSSGNAKDSLDAKAPQQTPLAVTNRGKVQGSGKPQSGQQKGGEEWNKNLKNKGKAVGKKQGTGNWTKLMSHKNCKEENKGAAKSNNNSTSSAKATEAATAKKEAATSKDIASKKKQAQVNREESKNKPTKGSNIKNINSKNNNNNSKNINSKNINSKNINNKNTNNKNTNNKNTSKSNKEKKVPATKREREEVEDLKSRKRPRKENIAERGIEDEEFQKFLETSKEAMASSRRFSRVIIVGDSRIELLDKLWVLEDKHMKVDIVSRPFLCLNELQKLIEDLISLAPQQETLILCSLGIYEIIDFEDYKPCKEAGGHEAVKNITMKIKLYEVDEVCKAHNNLLKQMKLVKKALESSSGNVRVTFTSILPVSLGSFREVQVKAHKSNGQHELDSEYMANSEVQSMDICQFLFSFNRLILNGVNVDYTKQKIEWNLLKSQIFPNPTTIEKHLGDGLNPSVEAVKALMVPHLRDIILKHSQARYHKIVLLQDWRINDLEKWTSDFTYLNFKVMAKEEGSIKLSCPESFPELPVFKQSLIVISFGLYDLVKLTGNPEAKVEFLFKGRSTEEVSKEMLDNMRNFKDQLKKHYEGCDVVFATICHVDLLSYLEENSEPSKEGKSQESISGSSEELSKLRDVINEVNKAIRVESQAKKLPLWDFCNIVCGSSEDEVSKPPKRIPKSILYDGVHLTRNSVLRIMEACLAYSTVLSIQNIDSQKAKKAGVPPTRSQSPLFQKGDKRSGFHRQVSPESKRETRREDEDRSFRFRSNNSSGRRPFTEDKSMSPFHEHVGVRAAARQFRRSVMGILEMKDSYRSRGSRDRSPSPIGDPSRYRPRSGHTHSYAHTRFGERDRRSPEISSSFSRRPASPRRDGWRPSFSQFPLNRDRSRGGRRRSTTPPEQWAQRSEERSHSPHRRRRSPVADQRDTRTHKSHWNHRSREGFSPEARNYPANRSSKSSHYPADERQNSRSSRSPFTSKSSGRSQRPHPPQRSLSPEEKDPMARDAVKSLYQIHTRECDMYRQQPQAHPDYGKEYRAFYERKAHQVILLGGDPCTYDLTEDWGSFWPGRMEEIFCESWKKKKMECLALLRPALSSSSSSSSSSSSSSSSSSSSSCDSSDDMGSEFEESSKRKRKRGKAKKKRVSKKRRVKADRESREDKKSVKRKGSLETGKSNSGRNFDTVASLGDCGSKGNMDYVAEGFPRHSSLAEDGHHSLPDVVRRGDGMETAARMHRVHEASGSSRERPLEEPTRKENSADFDLYNRTKVKPGLDDTKFDSKKLQEIFNNQPTEVTDFLAKIFQGTSPKAQSTSAFVSTSAPSARSQESFDRSLKERESDLLHSGERRRKDSHSGERRRKDSLSLGKESSNSIDMFQLTMPETTTDYETTVMNLLNPDRKEPHRTSALEPPTRRTSEAPVRYPRLNSPAVSQTLGTSSLLSEGSSSSHFLHSPLERESSGSSERLHRREEMNYKVRGRDYPSSEQKSSLKGNIGTSKAPSLRAFETLNQQSFMEFFNSPTTSQALGTSSHVTSEEVLDVLKILDRNGEKMGELRYPIRVLYEKASDLQQCGQGAMKIFSESENITLMKVISKRMYRLSNDGTLSIIQKVIMQEALERLNKLLEQEKERSLYDSTDVKSIARACLRKDVEATLTFIRDALAYEGHSDISQELLKKIYLRVKGEQLNMISGSTGRSMLD; translated from the exons ATGGAGTTGGGGAAGGAtgtgcatgaggaggaggaggaggaggcaaaggagtggttagtgggggttgggggaggtataTTAGCGAAGGAGGCTAAGGATGGGGACACTCCCAAGGACTGCAGTGCTGCCGATACTAATGACGAGAAGGAAACAAATGATGGCATGAGCGTAGACTGTGAAAGTGGTATGTGGGAAGGCATCAGAATGGACATTGATGCAGAGGAATTCATCATTCTGGATGAGATGATTGAGACTGATGTGGTCGAGGAGAGTGAGAGCAACCCACCCATGTCCTGGGAAGCTAATGGGTCGCAAAGCCCCAAGGCAGGTGgaggggaagatgaaagagaagaagggaacagTGGAAAAAGCCCCACCAGATGTGAGAAAGAGACCGTAACAGAAAGGGACAGGAGCAGTGAGGTGAACGTTAGTACGACTGGAACAGAAGGTATCCCTGGGTGTGGTGAAAACCAGTCGCCTAGTGAAGGACATGGGTCTGAATCCCCCAAGGAGAGTGAGGCACTGTGCAGATCCAAGGGAAAAGCGGACAGCAAAGAGGGTATAAGTGAGGTGACCACTTTAACAGGcttacaaagagaagaaagaactcCAAGTAGAAGTGATATAGTGCTAGAAAattgtgaaggaaagagggaggggggttttgtaaatacaaatatttcaAAAGGGAAAATTTCACATGCAGAGGAAAGTTCGGCCTTGCAAGATGGCATCTCAGATCAGCTGAGTGTGTCagcgaataaagaggaagaggactctGAAGTGTTGCACACCTCTGGCTTACCTGACAGTAAACCTGATGACGCAGATGAAAAATCTGCAACAGAGGAAAGTCAGGATGTGGCCCTCTCTTGCCAGACAAAAGGCACAGCAACATTATTTCAACCAACAAGCAATAataagagtgaggagaaagatgCATTACAGGAATGTGTTGTGGGGGAGACTATCTTGGAAAGGGTAGAGGCGAAGGGAGCAGGGGAATGTGCACAAGAGAAAAACCAAAGCAAAGAGCAAAACAAGAACCAGGacagaaaagatgagaaagaatcaAAGGATGGACAGGAGAAAAAAGACAGCAATCAAAAGTCTaaggaacaaacagaaagaccAGAGAGCAATGCAAACGAGTCATTGAGTCAGGTGGTAAGAGCAAAGTGTAAATCAAGTGGCAATGCAAAAGACAGTTTGGATGCCAAGGCGCCCCAGCAAACACCACTGGCAGTGACCAACAGAGGGAAAGTTCAAGGATCTGGCAAACCCCAGAGTGGCcagcagaagggaggagaggaatggaacaaAAACCTCAAAAACAAGGGGAAAGCAGTTGGCAAAAAACAAGGAACAGGTAATTGGACCAAGCTTATGAGTCACAAGAACtgcaaagaggagaataaaggtgctgcgaaaagcaataacaacagtaccTCTTCCGCCAAAGCCACAGAAGCAGCCACAGCAAAGAAGGAGGCTGCGACTTCCAAAGACATTGCTTCCAAGAAAAAACAGGCACaagtaaatagagaagaaagcaagaataaGCCCACGAAGGGCAGCAACATtaaaaacatcaacagcaaaaacaacaacaacaacagcaaaaacatcaacagcaaaaacatcaacagcaaaaacatcaacaacaaaaacaccaacaataaaaataccaacaacaaaaacaccagcaAGAGCAACAAGGAGAAGAAAGTTCCTGCGacaaagagggaacgagaggaagtggaagacctCAAAAGtaggaagaggccgaggaaggaGAACATAGCGGAGAGAGGCATTGAGGACGAGGAATTTCAAAAGTTTTTGGAAACTTCAAAG GAGGCCATGGCATCCAGCAGGAGATTCAGCCGAGTGATCATCGTCGGAGATTCACGGATTGAGCTTTTAGACAAACTCTGGGTTTTGGAGGATAAGCACATGAAGGTGGACATTGTAAGTCGTCCGTTCCTGTGTTTAAATGAGCTTCAGAAACTCATTGAGGACCTCATCAGCCTGGCACCCCAGCAGGAGACATTGATCCTGTGCAGCTTAGGCATCTACGAGATCATTGATTTTGAGGATTACAAGCCTTGCAAGGAGGCCGGAGGGCACGAGGCTGTCAAGAACATAACGATGAAGATAAAACTATATGAGGTTGATGAAGTCTGTAAAGCCCATAACAATTTGCTCAAGCAGATGAAGTTGGTGAAGAAGGCACTTGAGTCATCGTCGGGAAATGTCCGCGTCACATTCACATCTATCCTACCTGTCAGCCTGGGGTCATTCCGGGAGGTGCAGGTGAAAGCACACAAGTCGAATGGCCAGCATGAATTGGACAGTGAGTACATGGCCAACAGTGAGGTGCAAAGCATGGATATCTGCCAGTTCCTGTTCTCTTTCAATCGACTCATCTTGAACGGAGTCAACGTAGATTACACAAAGCAAAAGATCGAATGGAACCTCCTCAAGTCCCAAATATTTCCCAACCCTACCACGATCGAGAAGCACCTTGGAGATGGCTTGAACCCGTCAGTGGAAGCCGTAAAAGCATTGATGGTTCCACACCTAAGGGACATCATTTTGAAACACTCCCAGGCACGATATCACAAGATTGTGCTGTTACAGGACTGGAGGATAAATGACTTGGAGAAGTGGACCAGTGACTTTACGTACTTGAATTTCAAAGTGATGGCCAAAGAGGAAGGAAGTATCAAGCTCTCTTGTCCTGAATCTTTCCCAGAGCTCCCAGTGTTCAAACAGTCGTTGATTGTGATAAGCTTTGGGCTATACGATCTAGTTAAGCTCACGGGAAATCCTGAAGCGAAGGTAGAGTTTCTATTCAAGGGAAGGTCAACAGAAGAAGTAAGCAAAGAAATGCTGGATAACATGAGAAATTTTAAAGATCAATTGAAGAAACATTATGAAGGCTGTGATGTTGTCTTTGCTACTATATGCCATGTAGATTTGTTATCATATTTGGAAGAAAACTCAGAACCTAGCAAAGAGGGCAAGTCACAGGAAAGTATCTCTGGTTCTTCAGAAGAACTAAGTAAGCTCAGAGACGTTATTAATGAGGTCAACAAAGCAATACGTGTAGAATCTCAAGCTAAGAAGCTGCCACTGTGGGACTTCTGTAACATAGTCTGTGGCAGCTCAGAGGACGAAGTCTCAAAGCCTCCCAAGCGCATTCCAAAGTCAATTCTCTATGATGGAGTTCACCTAACCAGGAACTCGGTTTTACGGATAATGGAAGCTTGTTTGGCATATTCCACTGTCTTGAGTATCCAAAACATTGACagccaaaaagcaaaaaaagctgGGGTGCCTCCCACTCGTTCTCAGTCTCCACTGTTTCAGAAAGGAGACAAGAGATCTGGGTTCCACAGACAAGTCAGcccagagagcaaaagagaaaccAGACGAGAGGATGAGGATAGGTCTTTCAGGTTCAGAAGTAACAACAGCAGCGGCAGGAGGCCATTCACTGAGGACAAGAGCATGAGCCCTTTTCATGAGCATGTTGGGGTGAGAGCTGCTGCACGACAGTTCAGGCGGTCAGTGATGGGTATTTTGGAGATGAAGGACTCTTACAGGTCAAGAGGTAGCAGGGATAGGAGTCCTAGCCCCATCGGTGACCCTAGTCGTTACAGACCACGCtcaggacacacacacagttatgccCACACAAGATttggagagagggataggcgTAGCCCTGAGATAAGTAGCAGTTTCAGTCGTCGTCCAGCTTCTCCAAGAAGGGATGGTTGGAGACCCAGTTTCAGCCAGTTTCCTTTAAACAGGGATCGAAGCAGGGGTGGACGGAGAAGGAGCACCACCCCCCCGGAGCAGTGGGCccagaggagcgaggagagaagcCACAGTCCACACCGGAGGCGTAGGAGCCCAGTCGCAGACCAGAGAGACACCAGGACACACAAGTCCCATTGGAATCACAGGAGCAGAGAGGGTTTTAGTCCAGAGGCAAGGAACTATCCAGCGAACAGGTCTTCCAAATCAAGTCATTATCCAGCTGATGAGCGACAGAACTCCAGGAGCTCAAGAAGCCCTTTCACCTCTAAAAG CTCTGGAAGAAGCCAAAGGCCTCATCCCCCCCAACGCTCCTTGAGTCCGGAGGAGAAGGATCCAATGGCTAGAGATGCAGTCAAGTCACTCTACCAGATCCACACGCGCGAGTGCGATATGTACAGGCAGCAGCCCCAGGCGCACCCGGACTATGGAAAGGAGTATAGGGCTTTCTACGAACGGAAAGCCCATCAAGTGATCCTCCTCGGCGGCGACCCTTGCACCTACGACCTGACGGAAGACTGGGGAAGCTTCTGGCCGGGGCGCATGGAGGAGATCTTCTGcgagagttggaagaagaagaagatggagtgtTTGGCACTCCTTCGCCCCGCTTtgtcctcgtcttcgtcctcgtcgtcgtcttcgtcgtcttcttcgtcgtcttcgtcatcgtcCTCGTGTGATTCCTCAGATGATATGGGATCTGAGTTTGAGGAATCGAGTAAGCGCAagcggaagaggggaaaggcCAAGAAGAAACGAGTGTCcaagaagaggagagtaaaggcAGACAGAGAATCACGGGAGGATAAGAAGTCAGTCAAGAGGAAGGGATCTCTGGAAACGGGTAAGTCCAATAGCGGAAGGAATTTCGACACCGTAGCATCCTTGGGTGATTGTGGCAGCAAAGGAAATATGGACTATGTTGCTGAAGGCTTCCCTCGACATTCTAGTCTTGCTGAAGACGGCCATCACTCCTTACCAGACGTGGTAAGAAGAGGTGATGGTATGGAAACTGCAGCTAGGATGCACAGAGTCCATGAAGCAAGCGGCAGCAGTCGTGAACGTCCACTAGAGGAACCAACTAGAAAGGAAAATAGCGCAGACTTTGATCTTTATAACCGTACTAAGGTAAAGCCAGGTTTAGACGATACTAAGTTCGATAGCAAGAAACTCCAAGAAATATTTAATAATCAACCAACAGAAGTGACGGATTTCTTGGCCAAGATCTTCCAAGGAACAAGCCCAAAGGCTCAGAGTACTTCAGCTTTCGTTAGCACCAGTGCCCCTTCTGCCAGAAGCCAGGAGTCATTTGACAGATCTTTGAAAGAGAGGGAGTCAGATTTATTACACTCtggtgaaagaagaaggaaagatagtcACTCtggtgaaagaagaaggaaagatagtcTCTCTCTTGGGAAGGAAAGCAGTAACTCCATAGACATGTTCCAGCTAACGATGCCAGAAACTACTACTGATTACGAGACCACAGTGATGAACCTTTTAAATCCTGACAGAAAAGAACCTCACAGAACCAGTGCATTGGAGCCTCCAACTCGTAGGACCTCTGAGGCTCCAGTCCGCTATCCAAGACTTAATTCGCCAGCTGTCTCTCAGACACTGGGAACATCATCTCTGTTGTCTGAAGGTAGTAGTAGCAGTCATTTCTTACACAGTCCACTAGAGCGGGAAAGTTCAGGCTCATCAGAAAGACTCCACCGGCGGGAAGAAATGAACTATAAAGTGAGGGGCAGAGACTATCCAAGCAGTGAGCAGAAAAGTTCTCTGAAAGGTAACATTGGAACCTCAAAAGCTCCATCACTGAGAGCGTTTGAGACCCTCAATCAGCAGAGTTTCATGGAATTTTTCAACTCCCCAACGACATCCCAGGCTTTGGGGACTTCAAGTCACGTCACGTCAGAAGAAGTCTTGGACGTGTTGAAGATCCTGGACCGGAACGGGGAGAAGATGGGCGAACTCAGGTACCCAATCAGAGTCCTGTATGAGAAAGCCTCTGATCTGCAGCAGTGTGGCCAGGGTGCCATGAAGATCTTCTCCGAGAGCGAGAACATCACGCTCATGAAAGTCATCAGCAAGAGGATGTACCGGCTGTCGAACGATGGCACGCTGAGCATCATTCAGAAGGTGATCATGCAGGAAGCTCTGGAGAGGCTCAATAAGCTTctggagcaagagaaggagaggtctCTCTATGATTCCACTGACGTTAAGAGCATTGCCCGTGCTTGTCTCAGGAAGGACGTCGAGGCCACCCTGACCTTCATCCGGGATGCTCTCGCCTACGAAGGCCACTCGGACATCTCACAGGAGCTGCTCAAGAAGATCTACCTCAGGGTGAAAGGGGAGCAACTGAACATGATCTCCGGAAGTACGGGTAGATCTATGTTGGACTAG